The following proteins come from a genomic window of Lycium ferocissimum isolate CSIRO_LF1 chromosome 4, AGI_CSIRO_Lferr_CH_V1, whole genome shotgun sequence:
- the LOC132054377 gene encoding O-fucosyltransferase 19-like, translated as MSNSPLATGTITTRRRPVDFVEYAEENGNGKVDFNTQNVQHNVGHHHHHRRTSVNSILRPGRYLSRWIFGVLMLLMVSTMFVKIILIHIFLRVNATMTSHDFLQLPRDFIHAQNSEIWTNPGSDKYYKCIDRSSIETRDKTISNGYILVHANGGLNQMRTGISDMVAVAKLMNASLVLPLLDHKSFWTDPSEFKDIFDWQHFRKALEDDIEVLESLPPSVANVKPLVKAPVSWSKASYYSRDILKLLKRHRVIEFTHTDSRLANNGIPDSIQKLRCHAMYEAIRFTEEIEELGTKLVSRLKENGEPYIALHLRYEKDMLAFTGCNHNLTRKEAEELRKLRYKTKHWKEKRINGTEKRLQGLCPMTPREAAIFLEAMEYPSNTKICIVAGEIFGQNGLKALQERYPNIYSHTNLATEQELKPFMQRHNQLAALDYIIALHADVFFYTYDGNMAKAVRGHRLFQGFWKTINPDKQNFVRLIDEMDNKKLTWKEFATQVMGLHVNRTGAPNVRVVGDSPKLEENFYANPFPGCVCLRPTRE; from the exons atgagcaaTTCCCCGTTGGCCACGGGCACCATCACAACTCGTCGGAGGCCGGTTGATTTTGTCGAATATGCTGAGGAAAATGGTAACGGAAAAGTTGATTTTAACACACAAAATGTGCAGCATAATGTtggccatcatcatcatcatagaagaACATCGGTTAATTCAATATTGAGACCAGGAAGATATCTGAGCCGTTGGATTTTTGGTGTATTAATGTTACTTATGGTTTCTACCATGTTTGTGAAGATTATTCTGATACATATATTTCTTAGAGTCAATGCCACCATGACTTCCCATGATTTCTTGCAACTTCCACGTGACTTCATCCATGCACAG AATAGTGAAATTTGGACAAACCCTGGAAGTGATAAGTATTATAAATGCATCGATCGATCAAGTATAGAGACAA GAGACAAAACTATCAGCAATGGTTATATTCTAGTTCATGCAAATGGAGGACTTAACCAAATGAGAACCGGT ATAAGCGATATGGTAGCAGTAGCAAAACTAATGAATGCCAGCTTGGTTCTTCCTTTGTTAGATCACAAATCCTTTTGGACCGATCCTAG TGAATTCAAAGATATCTTTGACTGGCAGCACTTTAGAAAAGCTTTGGAAGATGATATTGAAGTATTGGAGTCTCTTCCTCCAAGTGTTGCAAATGTGAAACCTCTCGTGAAGGCACCTGTTTCTTGGTCAAAG GCCAGTTACTATAGTAGAGATATTCTGAAGTTACTGAAGAGACACAGAGTAATAGAATTCACTCACACTGATTCGCGACTCGCTAACAATGGCATCCCAGATTCAATCCAAAAACTCCGGTGTCATGCCATGTATGAAGCGATTCGTTTTACTGAGGAAATCGAAGAACTTGGAACAAAATTAGTAAGCAGACTCAAGGAAAATGGTGAACCATATATAGCTCTCCATTTAAG ATATGAGAAAGATATGCTGGCTTTCACAGGCTGCAATCACAATCTTACCAGAAAGGAAGCAGAGGAACTTCGAAAATTAAGGTACAAAACTAAgcattggaaagaaaaaaggataaATGGGACAGAAAAGCGGCTCCAGGGGCTTTGTCCTATGACACCTCGAGAGGCTGCTATTTTTCTAGAGGCAATGGAATATCCATCCAACACTAAAATATGCATAGTTGCAGGAGAGATTTTTGGCCAAAATGGATTAAAGGCTCTTCAAGAAAGGTATCCAAATATATATTCCCATACCAATTTGGCAACAGAACAAGAGTTGAAGCCTTTCATGCAAAGGCATAATCAGCTTGCTGCATTAGATTATATTATAGCTCTTCATGCCGATGTTTTCTTCTACACCTATGACGGGAATATGGCCAAAGCAGTTCGTGGTCACCGTCTTTTCCAAGGCTTTTGGAAGACTATCAATCCTGACAA GCAAAATTTTGTTAGACTTATTGATGAAATGGACAACAAGAAGCTGACTTGGAAAGAATTTGCAACTCAAGTTATGGGCTTACATGTAAACAGGACAGGAGCACCAAATGTTAGAGTTGTTGGGGATTCACCAAAACTGGAGGAAAATTTCTATGCAAATCCGTTCCCCGGTTGTGTTTGTCTCAGACCAACCCGAGAGTAA